The Lycium barbarum isolate Lr01 chromosome 9, ASM1917538v2, whole genome shotgun sequence genome has a segment encoding these proteins:
- the LOC132609383 gene encoding putative F-box/LRR-repeat protein 23 isoform X2 produces the protein MNQPMEKIPPWLELGEDIWANILHRLGAIEILETAQKVCTTWRLICKDPSMWRVINMWDMFDDRRQRKLCRHAVDRSQEREARCTKHLALVRSGKGCTPSSGKLKRLRIAGCSFMIRVGLVEAVQKLPLLEELNLTHTAITTVGIEALGRSCPQLKSFVLNNSLDMGSGHSDKEDERNEKALAIAKNLPTLHHLQLIGNSMTNKGLEAILDGCPHLVSLDLRLCEYISLNEVLSSRISEQIKDVKYPNESLAGLRFSFEAYIWG, from the exons ATGAATCAGCCAATGGAGAAAATTCCACCATGGTTGGAACTAGGGGAAGATATATGGGCCAACATATTGCACAGGTTGGGTGCTATAGAGATACTAGAGACAGCACAGAAAGTGTGCACTACGTGGAGGCTAATATGCAAAGACCCTTCCATGTGGCGAGTCATTAACATGTGGGACATGTTTGACGACAGGAGACAGCGGAAATTGTGCCGACATGCCGTTGATCGCAGCCAAG AAAGGGaagcccggtgcacaaagcatctcGCGTTAGTAAGGTCCGGGAAAGGCTGCACCCCAAG TTCAGGAAAACTGAAGAGGCTTAGGATTGCTGGTTGCTCTTTTATGATACGTGTTGGTTTGGTTGAAGCAGTTCAAAAGCTCCCATTGTTAGAGGAGCTGAATTTGACGCACACTGCAATCACAACAGTAGGCATTGAAGCTCTTGGACGCTCTTGCCCACAGTTGAAGTCGTTTGTATTGAATAATTCATTGGATATGGGATCAGGTCACTCTGACAAAGAAGATGAACGAAATGAAAAGGCTCTAGCTATTGCTAAAAACCTGCCTACCTTGCACCACCTCCAACTCATTGGGAACAGTATGACAAATAAAGGCCTCGAAGCTATTCTTGATGGTTGTCCTCATCTTGTATCTCTTGACTTGCGGCTGTGCGAATATATTAGCCTCAACGAAGTCTTGAGTAGTAGAATTTCGGAGCAGATTAAAGATGTGAAGTACCCTAATGAATCTCTGGCGGGTTTGAGATTTTCATTTGAGGCTTATATATGGGGATGA
- the LOC132609383 gene encoding putative F-box/LRR-repeat protein 23 isoform X1, whose product MNQPMEKIPPWLELGEDIWANILHRLGAIEILETAQKVCTTWRLICKDPSMWRVINMWDMFDDRRQRKLCRHAVDRSQGELVEINLDCFANNKLLQYIAQSSGKLKRLRIAGCSFMIRVGLVEAVQKLPLLEELNLTHTAITTVGIEALGRSCPQLKSFVLNNSLDMGSGHSDKEDERNEKALAIAKNLPTLHHLQLIGNSMTNKGLEAILDGCPHLVSLDLRLCEYISLNEVLSSRISEQIKDVKYPNESLAGLRFSFEAYIWG is encoded by the exons ATGAATCAGCCAATGGAGAAAATTCCACCATGGTTGGAACTAGGGGAAGATATATGGGCCAACATATTGCACAGGTTGGGTGCTATAGAGATACTAGAGACAGCACAGAAAGTGTGCACTACGTGGAGGCTAATATGCAAAGACCCTTCCATGTGGCGAGTCATTAACATGTGGGACATGTTTGACGACAGGAGACAGCGGAAATTGTGCCGACATGCCGTTGATCGCAGCCAAGGTGAACTTGTTGAAATCAATTTAGACTGCTTTGCCAATAATAAGTTGCTTCAGTACATAGCACAAAG TTCAGGAAAACTGAAGAGGCTTAGGATTGCTGGTTGCTCTTTTATGATACGTGTTGGTTTGGTTGAAGCAGTTCAAAAGCTCCCATTGTTAGAGGAGCTGAATTTGACGCACACTGCAATCACAACAGTAGGCATTGAAGCTCTTGGACGCTCTTGCCCACAGTTGAAGTCGTTTGTATTGAATAATTCATTGGATATGGGATCAGGTCACTCTGACAAAGAAGATGAACGAAATGAAAAGGCTCTAGCTATTGCTAAAAACCTGCCTACCTTGCACCACCTCCAACTCATTGGGAACAGTATGACAAATAAAGGCCTCGAAGCTATTCTTGATGGTTGTCCTCATCTTGTATCTCTTGACTTGCGGCTGTGCGAATATATTAGCCTCAACGAAGTCTTGAGTAGTAGAATTTCGGAGCAGATTAAAGATGTGAAGTACCCTAATGAATCTCTGGCGGGTTTGAGATTTTCATTTGAGGCTTATATATGGGGATGA
- the LOC132609383 gene encoding putative F-box/LRR-repeat protein 23 isoform X3, which produces MTIPLCIAWTILSERNRRCFEDKKEMISAVVFLSKREARCTKHLALVRSGKGCTPSSGKLKRLRIAGCSFMIRVGLVEAVQKLPLLEELNLTHTAITTVGIEALGRSCPQLKSFVLNNSLDMGSGHSDKEDERNEKALAIAKNLPTLHHLQLIGNSMTNKGLEAILDGCPHLVSLDLRLCEYISLNEVLSSRISEQIKDVKYPNESLAGLRFSFEAYIWG; this is translated from the exons ATGACTATCCCTCTGTGCATTGCGTGGACTATATTGAGCGAAAGAAATCGGAGATGTTTTGAAGATAAAAAGGAGATGATCTCTGCTGTTGTTTTTTTATCAA AAAGGGaagcccggtgcacaaagcatctcGCGTTAGTAAGGTCCGGGAAAGGCTGCACCCCAAG TTCAGGAAAACTGAAGAGGCTTAGGATTGCTGGTTGCTCTTTTATGATACGTGTTGGTTTGGTTGAAGCAGTTCAAAAGCTCCCATTGTTAGAGGAGCTGAATTTGACGCACACTGCAATCACAACAGTAGGCATTGAAGCTCTTGGACGCTCTTGCCCACAGTTGAAGTCGTTTGTATTGAATAATTCATTGGATATGGGATCAGGTCACTCTGACAAAGAAGATGAACGAAATGAAAAGGCTCTAGCTATTGCTAAAAACCTGCCTACCTTGCACCACCTCCAACTCATTGGGAACAGTATGACAAATAAAGGCCTCGAAGCTATTCTTGATGGTTGTCCTCATCTTGTATCTCTTGACTTGCGGCTGTGCGAATATATTAGCCTCAACGAAGTCTTGAGTAGTAGAATTTCGGAGCAGATTAAAGATGTGAAGTACCCTAATGAATCTCTGGCGGGTTTGAGATTTTCATTTGAGGCTTATATATGGGGATGA
- the LOC132612148 gene encoding putative F-box/LRR-repeat protein 23 → MKKVITDQGQGDEPTSTTPLKSKGKGRGKRKNKKRAKEILPLWLELPEEIWPNILQRLEIVEILLTAQKVCTTWRRACKDPSVWRVINMPIGSQYFNFDKRHTYEEMCRHAVDHSQGELVDISLAFYATNKLLAYITERSGKLKRLSISWNYSKLSLVQVVQKLSLLAELSLTEIVITREGIEALGSYCP, encoded by the exons ATGAAGAAGGTGATCACTGATCAGGGGCAA GGTGATGAACCAACAAGTACTACTCCATTGAAAAGCAAGGGGAAAGGGAGAGGAAAACGTAAAAACAAGAAACGGGCCAAGGAAATATTGCCGCTGTGGTTGGAACTGCCGGAAGAAATATGGCCCAACATACTGCAAAGGCTGGAAATAGTAGAGATACTGCTGACTGCACAGAAGGTGTGCACTACCTGGAGGCGAGCATGCAAGGACCCTTCCGTGTGGCGTGTCATTAACATGCCCATAGGCAGTCAGTACTTCAACTTCGACAAGAGGCACACCTACGAAGAGATGTGCCGCCACGCGGTTGATCACAGCCAAGGTGAACTAGTCGACATCAGTTTGGCGTTCTATGCCACGAACAAGTTGCTTGCTTATATAACGGAGAG ATCAGGGAAACTTAAAAGACTTAGTATTTCGTGGAACTACTCAAAACTAAGTTTGGTTCAAGTAGTTCAAAAGCTGTCATTGTTGGCAGAGCTAAGTCTGACTGAAATTGTCATAACCAGAGAAGGCATTGAAGCTCTTGGAAGCTATTGCCCATAA